The genomic region ttaagtgTCTCTATATGataaaaataacttgtttcaccACTGTAACAAGAAAAATAGTAATTATTGTTACAGTGTATGTTGCTTGTATGATTACAAACCAATTACATGCTGTTCAGTTTCTCTATGGCAAACTGTATTTAGCTTCAGAAATGGCCTGCCATATTAGCTTTTATGGTGTCGACTTTCTCCAATAAATTTTGAGCTACCACAGTTATACTGCTGGAATTTGGATAGAAATGTATGACATGAATGATGTGCTTTTCTTTTCTGTATGTGTCTTTTCATAATAACATATGGAAATTCATAATTTATGGATTTATTTTCAATCATTTCCGTTAATGGTGTATATACTTGAATCCAATGTCCTTATATATAAAGACACATTTAATATGTCCACATTTCTTAATAAGTCAGTCATTTGTTGATAATTAACTTGTAGGGTCCCATGGCAACAGCGCTTTGCACCATACAAGTAAAACCACTAgagaaaaatgtttttaaaagggTTTAATAAGGTCAGGTTTGTGCATTTATTGTACCTTTCCAATTACAACATTGTTTTAGTTTTTCTTTGAGTTGGGTACATAGATGTGTTTGGTTTCTAAAATGAAAGCTCACGGAGAGTGACCGTGAGCTGAATGCCAAAATGAATTGACGAACAACAAAGGCCAACAAAAACAGATCGGCCTCATGACGACGTTGTCTACCGCTGTCTGTCAAGTCCGTGTGTTCACAAAACCAACCTGTAAATGTAAGCAATGCTCTCTGAAATCTCATCATCTTTAAAAAACCTCCACTGTATTCATACTGCTTTGGAACCATGGTAGTTGTCCATCTAAGCAGTCAGAGTTCTTTGCTAGAAAACAGACTTGCTGTATGTTAGCCTTAGTGCTATACTGAAAATCTATCTTGTGTGTCATCTCTGTATTTTCAATTACCCATAAAACAATGGAcgctaggcctactgtacatcctGCCTCTGGACAATAGTTTATTAACTCTCCAATAAAGGGGTATGTATTATAATTTCATGGGAAGTGTTTTTACATGTCTGAATGGGAAGGCAATGTGGACTATAGCACCGTACTGTATGTGTCTACCTGTCAAAGCTAAAGCACTGGGGGAAAGCAGTGGGCGGTCTTGCAGTGATTGACAGTCTCCTCAGCCAGTGAGCCATCAGATGTTGAGCTGAAGTCTTTCCCAAGATGAGGGGTCTCACCTGACTGCGCTATACCCTGCCTATGAATACAGCCCCTGATCCCTTATGACTGACACCTGGGGAACTGAAGGGGACTGATATGTCTACCTAGATTCTTTCTAATAATAAACATTGCATCCCATCGCTGTATAAAATTGGCTTGTGTGTCTGCACACACTGTTGAGTTCCTTTGGCTTGTTTTAAGCCATTGAAAGAGGTACATGCGGCATGAATTTGCAGTCATTTACATTGGCCACATGTTTATCCATCCCACCAAGCTATGGTTACATGTGTAACCCACCATCTTATGATTTACCTCACCTGTATATAAACTGTTTTTAGAATATATTTAAGCTGAGTCTATCCCTAAGTTCACTTTGTTGATAATACTCCACTGTAGGACACAGAGGAATGTCACATTTGTACTTCCCTTTGTCACAAGAATGGAATTCCTAGACAATTATACAATCATCACACAGCAACGTCCCTGTTTTCTATTTGCTTTGATTAATGGTAACGTGATTTATTGCGATTGATTTCTAAAAATGGTATGTaaaggtaaacaagaaaatgTTTTGACGCAAAATCAAGTTGTTTGAATTCAGTGTTCTGTATTTGAATGTGGATTGAGATGTCGACGAGTAAATCTTTTTGGAGAACGCTTGAGACACAGTATCTTCCTGGTACAATTGTGTTTATCACCATGTAACATGCAAATAAAAGAATATACGTATTGTTAATTCTCATTGGGAGATTTGTGTCCTATACTATATATTTCTGGAGTGCTTGACAAATGATCATCTGTTTTGGACAAGGAGATGGGTTTCTATGACACTTTCTAGCCAGTTAACTCTGGACATTGGAAATTGACACTGACAAATCTATCTGAACAGTGTGATCCCTGGGAGGAGAACTCTTGCCAGTAGGTACAGGCATTTGCATTGTCTGACTCAAATGATAGGCTTTATAGAAGGAAAGGGCCATTGTTATGGACACCGATGAACTCCTGAAATGGATGGTGTCAATTAATGAGCCTTGTAGCGTTTTTATCTAACCTTTAAACCAGTAGGCCCCATTGAGATAAAGACTAAAGGAAAAGACATGCTCTGGCATCAGATGACTCAGGAAGGGGTGGGTGTAATTACGGTAGCTTTTGAAATGTAGTGCTAGGTTGGGGTCAATTGCAATTGAATTTGAAAATCCAATTCAATTCTTGAATTCACTCATGAAGTGGAGAATTTATGTTGAATTCAATTCTGATTAGGAAAATCTTCAAATTTTGGAATTGAATTAGAATTCCATTGTTTGTATATAAGAAATTAGCTGTAAGATTTGTTTTGAATAATTTCAACCTGTATTCCAGCAGAGCTAGGCTGCCTGAACAGTGATATAATAAGCCTGAACAGTGATATAATAAGCCTGAACAGTGATCTAATAAGCCTGAACGCCTGAGGAATTTGGGGAATTTATCTAACATTGGAACTCAGAGGAATTTAATTATCTCTGAATTCAAAGACTGACCTAGAATTTGAATGAAACTATGTGGGAATTTACAGGGAGAGAGAATTGAATTCGAATTGAATTtgtggaattgaccccaaccctggacAACACATGTAGGTTACCAGTCTATCCTTCATGAAAAATCTTTCTGGTGATTATGAAACCCTAGCTGATCCTTCAACACAGacctgaccaactggaattgtttGTGCCAAATACTGGGAGTATTAAAGAAATGGGTGTATCTATAACCTATCTAGctttaacatttttttaaaaaagtGAGCTAACCACCATGATGTTTTTAATGTCAGGTCAATGGTGCTCGATTCAATCCGTAGTGCTGAAGATCTGCGTTGTAGTTTGATTgatatttaaaggcaatgttcctgcgTTAGCGGAGACTACATTCACTGTAAACACTCCATATGTCGGCTCTAATCGGTAATAACCTTTACATTTCAAGTGCGCTATAGCGCTGAACCTCAGATTGAGTCAAGACCCAAAAGTATAGCATTTGTTACTAATAATCTAATAGCTGGGTATCGTTTCATGCCATGAATTCAATATGTAGTGCTGAAGAGCTGCCATACAGCACAACATAAATGTAAAGCCATTGTTCCAGAGTTAGtggactgcattcacagtaaacgctCCATTGGTCGACTCAATcagaaatgacctttacatttcaatcgCGCTATCGTGCTGAGCAATACGAATTTGAATCGTGCACCAAGCCCTAAACTGCAGGTGCCACTACACTCCACTAGATGTCTCTAGATCTCATTAATAATAATACTCCAATTCAGTCTTTATGTGAAAGTGGCTTCATTAGCAAATATTTTGTTTGGCAGGTGAAATATATTCCACAACTTTGTGATGGTAATTGGCACATTGCTTTATTTTGAAAACAGACAttgaaatcattttttttttctcacaatTTAACTCGTTAGATTCAAACTGGACATTGCACTCACTGGAACATAGGAAACGTTTTTTAGTTTTGTTTGTTTGGTTTTCTTTTTAACATCAGTGCAAGAGTAATTCCAATTCATATCAAACTGTCATAACAACACCAAGGACATCAAAAAGAAGCCACATTTTCTTTTGTATTGTGACTGCGAAAAGTTCCTCTTAGCAGAAGAGTTCCCATGCAAGTTGTTAGATGGTTCATGCTAATCATGTCATTTGGAAGGGGGATTTTAGTTGTGGGGTCAACAACATGTCATAGTACTCATAGTTTTCCGTAAAGTCCTGAAAATCATGTCAGACTTGTTAGTTTTATAAGTGCGGAAGGAGAAGGACCTGTTGTTACTCAAAGAACGTAAACCAACCTTGATCAACTCAAGCAGAATATGAAAATGTCCTGTCCTGCTTTGTAGGGTTTTGAAACTCAGTTCAAAATGTGGATAGGTCCAACCATCGAATCAATAATGTAAGATACAGAACATACCCAAATCATACCACTTATAGCTTTGAACCAAAAAACGCATGTTGGAAACTCTCCCAACGTAAGAAAATCATTGCCACACAAAAAATGACAAACAAATAAAAACGGACTGCCTTCACATTCAGAAGGAGAAGAGTCACCCTTTAAATTCATTTGTAATCATAGTATTTTTTTCTCTATGTTAAACTTTCGCTTGGTCCTCCTTGGACTCCTCCTGGACTGCCTCTGCTGGAGCCTCAGCTGGTTGGGATTCTTCGGCACCATCTGAAAGAAGAAATAAGGtgggaaggatggaaggaagaaaggaagaaagaaagaaagaaagaaagaaagaaagaaagaaagaaagaaagaaagaaagaaagaaagaaagaaagaaagaaagaaagaaagaaagaaagaaagaaagaaagaaagaaagaaagaaagaaagaaagaaagaaagaaagaaagaggagggggaaagagtagagggaaagagagagaaagagagagagtagcaacagttCATTCCTCTCAGAACCTGCTAGATGGGATTCTCAAGTCCAAGACTAAATCTAAAGAAATCTCCTCTACCTCTAGCTCAAAAAGTTTTTTTCTTGATATATTTGTTTCTACATAATCACTACATCTTAGAGAAGAAAGGAAAAATATTTCCAGTCGTGTACTTGCATGGATGGCCTACAACATTTGCTTGTGTAGGGGACCAGTGTGGTCTCAGACGAGTGGACCATTTTCTAATATTTCAGAGGCTACTGACGCCACAATAACCATACCGAAACACAACAAATACTTCTAAGAGATACAGTACATCTGGGTCTAAGGAGATGCAGTTTGTAGTGCAATTGCTTTGTTTAGGACCTGTACAGGATGCAATTTAGGAAATGTATTTTTGCAACATTGGGTCTCACAGGGTTAAGGCATATTTTCCCTATGAGTTGGTTGTATGACATGTAGATGTCCTTTCCTATCAAAGCTATTTTCCTCATTTCCTGGAGGTAATGATGTCATCATGACTGCATTGACTATAATCATCAGCATGACATCATCTTTGCGAGTCATCCACTGGGAATCAGAGATGGCGCTAGACTTGCGTGTATGTGACTCATGATAGATGACTCACACAGCACTTGGCATTCTACGGGCAATCAATGGGCAGGTTTCAGGTAAGGGAGTGGTAACCACGCAATCACTGTGAAAATATTGACATTTCAACCCATCCTAGAAGATGAGCTCATTTATTATTTATCCCGATTTCTCTCTCTGGGGATCAGTAAAGTTGATTTCAGTCATTCATTAACTCATAAAAGTCTCCATCAATAATATTCCTGTGAAAGGTCTTCCAACAACACTGTCTTGTGTTTCATTGTGTATAGACCCTGAATATACCGGACAGATCATATAAACACCTCCACTGCTACATATTGAATATTAAAATACGTAGTTTTTGTCCTTATTGTTGAGCACCCCTCCTTTTCTTTGTTTTCTGAAGCTCGAAGGACCACCTCCACTAAAATACTGAATTCCATTTGTACTATATCCTTTATATTGGACTTTATGacctaaatatatatatttaactaggcaagtcagttaagaacaacttattttccatgacggcctgggaacagtgggttaactgcctgttcaggggcagaacggcagatttgtaccttgtcagctcgggggtctgaacttgcaaccttccggttacaagtccaaccctctaaccacccTATTGCGGCTACCCTGCCGCATCAATATGACTTAAACTAGTGCTTCATTTGATGGTTAGCCATTCCAGGTCATGCATGTCTTCACGGTCTGCTGGTTTCTGTCTTAATTGACCAGCTTGAGTAATTTATCATTCGGTAAGTCTGAAAACCATGGCCAGGTATCCCGGGTCTACACCAGTAGCCAAGTATGTGTAACTATGACAACCTGCAGACAGTGCAGCCCCTATGACCTAGTTAATCCCAGTCCTGTCTAAacttctgtcccaaatggcaccttgtacCCTGTAAAGTGCACTaattttaaccagggcccatagggtagtgcactatgtagggaatagggtagtgcactatgtagggaatagggtgccgctTAGGACAAAGACACTGATCCTCCTGTAGAGGATTCTGCACATATTCCATTAGGTAGGCTACATCATACAGTCTGGGAGTTTGAGGACTGGAACAAGATAACCTACTGAGCCTTTGCCCTTTTCTCTCATACTCAACCAATCAAAGATCATGTAAAAAGATTATGAGTAACAGCTTGACATTATGTCATTTTGTAAATTTGACTCACAGACAATTGTATCCATAGTAATAAATGTATTATACAAGCTATTTTGTAGCCTATTTTGTTTGTGTTATGTTTGTAGCCTATTTCTAAGCTCATCTACATGGATGGGCATCTCAGAGGCTGGGTTACAATAAGGCCTACCTTTGTTGTCTTGTGTTTGGTGAGGCTCCTCCTTATCAGCCGTCTCACTGACAGGAGCAGCAGGCACGTCGGCTTGTTTGGACTCCTCCTGGGCAGCACCACCCTCCACGCTCTTTTCAGCACAATCAGTAGAGGGGTTTTGGGCAGAAACCGGAACCTCATTGCTGTCCACCTCTTTGGGCTTCTCCTTGGTGTCGCCGGGCTCCGCCTTGGCCTCCTCTTTGGAAGGCTCTGAAGGCGCCGCGGTGGGAGAAGCTGCTGCTGCGGCTACGGGAGAGGTGGCGACAGGGGCAGGAGAGTTTGCTGCCTTTTCTGAGATGGGGCTTTTGGCTTGGCTCGTCTCCTCCTCTTTATTCCCAGGGGGGGCTTTTTCCTCGGCAGCCTGCTCAGCCGCAGTGGGGacgtcctccttctcctcttctccatctgcCACCTCCTTCGCCTCCTCCTCTGGGACAGCTGGACtggcctcctcatcctcctctccatctttcATTTTTTTCCGGAGTATGTGTCCACGGAAGCTGGCCTGGATTTTGGTGGCCGCCTTGTGGGCTTTGTCCTCTGGTTTCTTCTCATCCTGCTTGATTTCCTGGTCAGCCTCTTCATTCTTCTCGACCTTGGGAAAGAGACAGGATGTCAAGAAGTCATGAGCATATTAGAGGACAACAAACCACCAAGGGCTTACTATTGACATTTTGTGTCTGCCCTAAAATGAAGCAATATTATTGTTATCTAACCAACAAGAATTTCAATTGCCGCTTCAAAGAAACAAACAGGTACCCTTCTGGTGACCTACCAAGCTCTTAGAAAGCTGCTCCATCCCATCCTCATGGCTAAATGTGAAAGGTCTCCAATGAAGTGGTATCAGAGGCCCATACTCAACGGGCCTGCCAAATAGTGAGTGACAGTAACTGTTATATGAAGCCCTTTTCTATCAACATCCAACCAATAGCGTCTCTTATTGTGGCAGATGAACAGGTCGCATTCCACCGTGGTGAACGCCCATTGGATGTCATTCACATACAATCCCAATGGTTCTGAAGAAGAACACTTCCAAAAGGCATCTCCAACAACACATCCCACCAacatacccacccacccacattAGATACTAGATTATATGCAGAATCAAGGGAAATGAATAAAAGGTGGATTGTTCAAGGCAGAAGGAGGTACAGTCCGAGCAGGCGGTGAGATTGGGATGTGGATCTGAGTACGGTTGTTCAGGTTTGGGTGTAAGAAGTTGGTGGCCATGGCTGGAGCAGAATTTAGGAAGAGATGAGGAATGGGAGTGGGATGAGGAATGGGAGTGGGATAGGTGGGATAGGTGTTGGAGCCTGTACAGAGCGTCAAGATGTTACCTTTGATATCTGGATCCATAGTTGGAGTGGTCCATCAAATAGAGGGCTGTGTTATGATTCTTATAAATCTAATGAAAAAGAAATGAAGTGAAATaagggagaaaaaaaataaacaatgacGTTGAAATTGACAAAGCAAACAAAAATTATCAATGCAttcaaaatgaataaataaataaacagattGTATTGATTTGAATTATGCATTTATCTCGCACAGACAAACTACGTACATCTGAAAAGAATAGTGTGAACCAATGTAAAGGAAACATAACAGGCAGTGTGGACTAAACCAAATCAAAAAGACTGCGATTCTAAATCTATGATGTAGCTAAGAGTGTTACATGCTTTGTCTTTCACGATGTTCCCAATGTGACGTTTTCCCGAGGGATTCCTGCTTCTTGTT from Oncorhynchus keta strain PuntledgeMale-10-30-2019 chromosome 18, Oket_V2, whole genome shotgun sequence harbors:
- the LOC118397256 gene encoding neuromodulin-like isoform X1; translation: MLCCIRRTKPIYKNHNTALYLMDHSNYGSRYQRPVEYGPLIPLHWRPFTFSHEDGMEQLSKSLVEKNEEADQEIKQDEKKPEDKAHKAATKIQASFRGHILRKKMKDGEEDEEASPAVPEEEAKEVADGEEEKEDVPTAAEQAAEEKAPPGNKEEETSQAKSPISEKAANSPAPVATSPVAAAAASPTAAPSEPSKEEAKAEPGDTKEKPKEVDSNEVPVSAQNPSTDCAEKSVEGGAAQEESKQADVPAAPVSETADKEEPHQTQDNKDGAEESQPAEAPAEAVQEESKEDQAKV
- the LOC118397256 gene encoding neuromodulin-like isoform X2, which encodes MLCCIRRTKPVEKNEEADQEIKQDEKKPEDKAHKAATKIQASFRGHILRKKMKDGEEDEEASPAVPEEEAKEVADGEEEKEDVPTAAEQAAEEKAPPGNKEEETSQAKSPISEKAANSPAPVATSPVAAAAASPTAAPSEPSKEEAKAEPGDTKEKPKEVDSNEVPVSAQNPSTDCAEKSVEGGAAQEESKQADVPAAPVSETADKEEPHQTQDNKDGAEESQPAEAPAEAVQEESKEDQAKV